In Triticum aestivum cultivar Chinese Spring chromosome 5B, IWGSC CS RefSeq v2.1, whole genome shotgun sequence, the following proteins share a genomic window:
- the LOC123114908 gene encoding uncharacterized protein, with protein sequence MARRRLASPVLPFPEPVPPLDNDDLLREILLLLPPQPSSLLRASVVCNRWRRLVSDPGFLRRFRAHHRKPSLLGLFSFDGDEIYPFIPTLGPPDRIPAARFSLARRRRRESWHFVECRHGLALFLNRIRPEAVIWNPISGRWRRVTFPPEFGDARERDILCAAVLCAAGDDDDGHVHGDCDLNSFKLALARRGEQARTLVFACLYESKSGEWGNVISTTTTALFVWRKPSVLVGNALCWLLSGGGNEGDILELDFEMQKLVVIDKPGDSRLARCARSCLQIIQTEESNLGLIIHTGPSLRLWEHKVNYDDVATWVLQKIIDLLEHLSPVELKWSLILWYDEVHNVICLWAPYADGSLMIQLDSIQFCNCFRINFEATISQKRKFCYSTCVPYTSFYTADWATGGREDGPEMLSSTRPDCPNR encoded by the exons atggcccgccgccgcctcgcgtccCCCGTCTTGCCGTTCCCGGAGCCAGTGCCGCCACTGGACAACGACGATCTCCTCCGCGAGATCCTGCTCCTCCTGCCTCCGCAGCCGTCCTCCCTCCTCCGCGCCTCCGTCGTCTGCAACCGCTGGCGCCGCCTTGTCTCCGACCCCGGCTTCCTCCGCCGATTCCGCGCGCACCACCGTAAGCCCTCGCTCCTTGGCTTATTCTCCTTCGATGGCGATGAAATTTATCCCTTCATCCCGACGCTGGGCCCGCCCGACCGCATCCCGGCCGCGCGATTCTCCCTGGCGCGGCGCCGCCGCCGCGAGAGCTGGCACTTCGTGGAATGCCGCCACGGCCTCGCCCTTTTCCTCAACAGGATACGCCCCGAGGCCGTCATCTGGAACCCCATCTCCGGTCGCTGGCGCCGAGTAACTTTTCCACCAGAGTTTGGCGACGCTAGAGAGAGGGACATCCTATGCGCCGCGGTGCTCTGCGCTGCCGGTGATGACGACGATGGCCATGTGCACGGCGACTGCGACCTGAACTCTTTTAAACTGGCCTTGGCGCGCCGTGGCGAACAAGCCCGCACACTTGTGTTCGCTTGCCTCTACGAATCCAAGTCTGGCGAATGGGGAAATGTTATCTCAACAACGACCACGGCTCTTTTTGTTTGGAGAAAGCCCAGCGTCCTTGTCGGGAATGCACTTTGCTGGTTGCTCAGTGGAGGAGGAAATGAAGGTGACATCCTTGAGCTTGATTTTGAAATGCAGAAGCTTGTTGTGATTGATAAGCCAGGAGACAGCCGGCTTGCCCGTTGTGCCCGTTCCTGCCTCCAAATCATCCAGACAGAGGAAAGTAATCTCGGACTCATCATTCACACAGGACCCAGCCTGCGGTTATGGGAACATAAGGTCAATTATGATGATGTTGCTACATGGGTCCTTCAGAAAATCATTGATCTGCTCGAGCACCTTTCGCCCGTCGAGCTCAAATGGAGTTTGATACTGTGGTACGATGAGGTTCACAATGTGATATGTCTGTGGGCACCTTATGCTGATGGTTCTTTAATGATCCAACTCGACTCAATACAATTCTGCAACTGTTTTCGAATCAATTTCGAAGCCACTATATCTCAAAAAAGAAAATTTTGCTACAGCACCTGTGTTCCATACACAAGTTTTTATACTGCAG ACTGGGCAACTGGTGGCAGAGAGGATGGACCTGAAATGTTAAGCAGTACAAGACCGGATTGTCCTAATAGATAA
- the LOC123116541 gene encoding uncharacterized protein, which yields MVRSRRPLASSVMPLDNDDLLREILLLLPPRPSSLLRASVVCKRWHRLVSDPGFLGRFRAHHGKPPVLGFFCANAYTGYYFSPTLDPPDRIPAAQFSLPQRHGESLDFAECRHGLVLFLNKELPEAVAWNPISGRQRRVSVPPQFDNTGKRGIIYVAVLCAAGDDEHGHVHGDCDLDYFKLALVHMGVEDHRHVSICLPLRIQVWCVGKYYLNTDHRRIGFSGKAQRPCRECTLLVALWRN from the coding sequence ATGGTCCGCAGCCGCCGCCCTCTCGCGTCCTCCGTCATGCCGCTGGACAACGACGATCTCCTCCGTgagatcctcctcctcctgcctccgcGACCGTCCTCCCTGCTTCGGGCCTCCGTCGTGTGCAAGCGTTGGCACCGCCTCGTCTCTGATCCCGGCTTCCTCGGCCGCTTCCGCGCGCACCACGGGAAGCCCCCGGTCCTCGGCTTCTTCTGCGCCAATGCTTATACCGGTTATTACTTCAGTCCCACGCTGGACCCGCCCGACCGCATCCCCGCCGCGCAATTCTCCCTGCCGCAGCGCCACGGGGAGAGCTTAGACTTCGCGGAATGCCGCCACGGCCTCGTCCTTTTCCTCAACAAGGAACTGCCCGAGGCCGTCGCGTGGAACCCCATCTCCGGTCGCCAGCGCCGGGTATCTGTTCCACCGCAGTTTGACAACACTGGAAAGAGGGGCATCATATACGTTGCGGTGCTCTGCGCTGCCGGCGATGACGAGCATGGCCATGTGCACGGCGACTGCGACCTGGACTATTTTAAATTGGCCTTGGTGCACATGGGCGTAGAAGACCACAGGCATGTATCAATCTGCTTGCCTCTACGAATCCAAGTCTGGTGTGTGGGGAAATATTATCTCAACACCGACCACAGGAGGATTGGGTTTTCCGGTAAGGCCCAGCGTCCTTGTCGGGAATGCACTTTGCTGGTTGCTTTATGGAGAAACTGA